The following are from one region of the Mauremys mutica isolate MM-2020 ecotype Southern chromosome 22, ASM2049712v1, whole genome shotgun sequence genome:
- the RBM7 gene encoding RNA-binding protein 7 isoform X2 produces the protein MGAAAAEANRTLFVGNLDPRVTEELIFELFHQAGPVIKVKIPKDRDGKPKQFAFVNFKHEESVPYGMSLLNGIKLFGRPIKIQFRSGSSHASQDGNSSYSQHGTANTSPSSTPHSTPNSNRYDRSTDNTLATGFTSVQMLQRSFSSPDNLQRQVMNSGTWKQSQYSGKYGSPHSDQSTYTSPGQQQSHSFNQSSGSQMQRRPDGSSAQRKNRLNSHPYHMDSRHFNREQRFGDYGSDHHYSGNREEYSYEDRSPHDPGSDHYSRGNRDEYCYEDRSHDGWSHDYNRRENYRDGKWRPSRH, from the exons ATGGGCGCAGCGGCGGCCGAGGCCAACCGGACCCTGTTCGTGGGGAACCTGGACCCCCGGGTGACGGAGGAGCTGATCTTCGAGCTCTTCCACCAG GCAGGTCCAGTAATTAAAGTTAAAATACCTAAGGATAGAGATGGTAAACCAAAGCAATTTGCATTTGTGAATTTCAAACACGAAGAATCTGTCCCTTATGGAATGAGTCTGCTTAATGGGATCAAACTTTTTGGAAGGCCCATCAAAATTCAGTTCCGATCAG GGAGTAGTCATGCATCTCAAGATGGCAATTCATCTTATTCCCAGCATGGAACCGCTAATACAAGTCCTTCCAGCACACCACATTCAACACCAAATTCCAACAG ATATGATAGGAGCACAGATAACACTTTAGCAACAGGATTCACATCTGTGCAGATGCTCCAGAGGTCTTTCTCATCTCCTGATAACCTTCAGAGACAAGTG atgAATAGTGGTACATGGAAGCAGTCACAATACAGTGGAAAGTATGGTTCTCCGCATTCAGATCAGTCCACTTATACCTCACCGGGGCAGCAGCAGAGTCATTCATTTAATCAGTCTTCAGGCTCACAAATGCAGCGTCGTCCAGATGGATCATCAGCACAGCGCAAGAACAGGCTGAACTCCCATCCTTATCATATGGACAGCAGACATTTTAACCGTGAGCAGCGTTTTGGAGACTACGGATCTGATCATCATTACAGTGGGAACAGAGAGGAGTACAGCTATGAAGACAGGAGTCCTCATGACCCTGGATCTGATCATTACTCCAGAGGGAACAGGGATGAGTACTGCTATGAAGACAGGAGCCATGATGGCTGGAGTCATGACTATAACAGAAGAGAGAACTACAGAGATGGCAAATGGCGTCCATCCCGGCATTAG
- the RBM7 gene encoding RNA-binding protein 7 isoform X1, with the protein MGAAAAEANRTLFVGNLDPRVTEELIFELFHQAGPVIKVKIPKDRDGKPKQFAFVNFKHEESVPYGMSLLNGIKLFGRPIKIQFRSGSSHASQDGNSSYSQHGTANTSPSSTPHSTPNSNSRYDRSTDNTLATGFTSVQMLQRSFSSPDNLQRQVMNSGTWKQSQYSGKYGSPHSDQSTYTSPGQQQSHSFNQSSGSQMQRRPDGSSAQRKNRLNSHPYHMDSRHFNREQRFGDYGSDHHYSGNREEYSYEDRSPHDPGSDHYSRGNRDEYCYEDRSHDGWSHDYNRRENYRDGKWRPSRH; encoded by the exons ATGGGCGCAGCGGCGGCCGAGGCCAACCGGACCCTGTTCGTGGGGAACCTGGACCCCCGGGTGACGGAGGAGCTGATCTTCGAGCTCTTCCACCAG GCAGGTCCAGTAATTAAAGTTAAAATACCTAAGGATAGAGATGGTAAACCAAAGCAATTTGCATTTGTGAATTTCAAACACGAAGAATCTGTCCCTTATGGAATGAGTCTGCTTAATGGGATCAAACTTTTTGGAAGGCCCATCAAAATTCAGTTCCGATCAG GGAGTAGTCATGCATCTCAAGATGGCAATTCATCTTATTCCCAGCATGGAACCGCTAATACAAGTCCTTCCAGCACACCACATTCAACACCAAATTCCAACAG CAGATATGATAGGAGCACAGATAACACTTTAGCAACAGGATTCACATCTGTGCAGATGCTCCAGAGGTCTTTCTCATCTCCTGATAACCTTCAGAGACAAGTG atgAATAGTGGTACATGGAAGCAGTCACAATACAGTGGAAAGTATGGTTCTCCGCATTCAGATCAGTCCACTTATACCTCACCGGGGCAGCAGCAGAGTCATTCATTTAATCAGTCTTCAGGCTCACAAATGCAGCGTCGTCCAGATGGATCATCAGCACAGCGCAAGAACAGGCTGAACTCCCATCCTTATCATATGGACAGCAGACATTTTAACCGTGAGCAGCGTTTTGGAGACTACGGATCTGATCATCATTACAGTGGGAACAGAGAGGAGTACAGCTATGAAGACAGGAGTCCTCATGACCCTGGATCTGATCATTACTCCAGAGGGAACAGGGATGAGTACTGCTATGAAGACAGGAGCCATGATGGCTGGAGTCATGACTATAACAGAAGAGAGAACTACAGAGATGGCAAATGGCGTCCATCCCGGCATTAG